The following proteins are co-located in the Stegostoma tigrinum isolate sSteTig4 chromosome 39, sSteTig4.hap1, whole genome shotgun sequence genome:
- the LOC125447685 gene encoding dapper 1-like isoform X3 gives MNYASERPKSLAEPLHLDRDESLSYADSDYVSSVPRSFSTNRADSFEALMDVQPKYQCDLITRDGLDLFPYPSPLHAMAVQSPLLCQALRANSEEKPMSPTSYLSSYKLDDDGEIFFGSQGEMPLGLEAVHSKRLENYITGLVHKRIYPVRPNKLRTSLSTEATKGLIRQSSMCQRSTEAASPPIGACDPARSLSERRNIPSSHSFDGSLPSPKYRPQWTSSREQLSAKKTVPSCQSVDSFTAAIQQQKSVDEGQSSQQSLRKPIRLMANTPPMRPTSLEYHELNYHPAMRASPQENYYQNMYELSDRPQAFLDDRHQAFLDDRPQAFLDDRPQAFLDDRHQAFLSTRPESSELRSPSFDQTPRSEVSSQRSPGADDGGYQMVSAQYIPAQQSYKAHTASHGSKAKGPLMSKGRSVDASPEAGAPPGFREKGKASSKKCRFSEESEPAKRSGRRPSPRGKKTCRSQSENSLLNRHGVPCIKYNTVERDEVTGARPTRSRRHPNGCHRRWRSTAEISRDEGSAPPPSSVAYPQAEGRRRLKRYPKTPGHPGSDSEYPSRHRGPGGGGGEEEEEGEGEEGRAPGTRVYAANCFGDSESSLSEAQSPGLSSGSSDTDEEEEEATGLVWPQQLTPQAMGRESGQPKAFVKIKASHALKKKILRFRTGSLKVMTTV, from the exons ATGAATTATGCAAGTGAACGACCTAAATCTTTAG CTGAGCCTCTGCACTTGGACCGGGATGAGAGTCTGAGCTATGCCGACAGCGACTATGTCTCCTCTGTGCCCCGTTCATTCTCAACCAATCGCGCGGACTCATTCGAGGCCCTGATGGACGTACAACCCAAGTACCAGTGCGACCTGATCACCCGCGACGGCCTGGACCTCTTCCCATATCCTAGCCCCCTCCATGCCATGGCCGTGCAGAGCCCGCTGCTGTGCCAGGCGCTGAGGGCCAACAGTGAGGAGAAGCCCATGTCGCCCACCTCCTACCTGAGCAGCTACAAGCTGGACGACGACGGCGAAATATTCTTCGGCTCCCAGGGCGAGATGCCTCTGGGCCTGGAGGCCGTGCACTCGAAGAGGCTGGAGAATTACATCACAGGCCTGGTGCACAAACGTATTTATCCAGTTCGGCCCAACAAGCTGAGGACTAGCCTCAGCACGGAGGCCACGAAAGGCCTGATTCGGCAGAGCAGCATGTGCCAGAGGAGCACGGAGGCCGCCAGCCCTCCGATTGGGGCCTGTGATCCGGCCCGGTCTTTGTCCGAGCGTAGGAATATCCCAAGCTCCCACAGCTTTGATGGAAGCCTGCCATCGCCCAAGTATAGGCCCCAGTGGACTTCGAGCAGGGAGCAGCTGTCTGCCAAGAAAACGGTTCCCTCCTGCCAATCTGTCGACAGCTTCACTGCTGCCATCCAGCAGCAAAAGAGTGTGGACGAGGGCCAGAGTTCACAGCAGAGCCTGAGGAAGCCCATCAGGCTCATGGCCAACACGCCTCCCATGAGGCCCACCTCTCTCGAGTATCACGAGCTGAATTATCATCCAGCCATGAGGGCTTCCCCTCAGGAGAACTACTACCAGAACATGTATGAGCTGAGTGACAGGCCTCAGGCCTTCCTCGACGACAGGCACCAGGCCTTCCTCGACGACAGGCCTCAGGCCTTCCTCGACGACAGGCCTCAGGCTTTCCTCGACGACAGGCATCAGGCCTTCCTGTCTACTCGGCCCGAATCCTCGGAGCTCCGCTCGCCGTCCTTTGACCAAACGCCGCGGTCAGAGGTCAGCAGCCAGAGGTCGCCCGGGGCAGACGACGGCGGGTACCAGATGGTCAGCGCGCAGTACATCCCGGCTCAGCAGTCGTATAAAGCCCACACCGCCAGCCACGGCAGCAAAGCCAAAGGCCCACTGATGAGCAAAGGGCGCTCTGTTGATGCCTCGCCCGAGGCAGGGGCGCCCCCTGGCTTCCGAGAGAAGGGTAAGGCCTCGAGCAAGAAGTGCCGCTTCAGCGAGGAATCCGAGCCGGCCAAGAGGAGCGGGCGGAGGCCCTCCCCCCGGGGCAAGAAGACCTGCCGCTCCCAGTCGGAGAACAGCCTCCTGAACCGACATGGTGTGCCCTGCATCAAGTACAACACGGTCGAGCGGGACGAGGTGACTGGTGCTAGGCCGACACGCTCCAGGCGACATCCCAATGGGTGCCACCGGCGCTGGAGGTCAACAGCGGAGATCTCCCGGGATGAGGGGTCAGCCCCGCCCCCAAGCTCCGTGGCCTACCCCCAGGCTGAGGGGCGGCGAAGGCTCAAGAGGTATCCGAAGACCCCGGGGCACCCGGGAAGCGATTCGGAGTATCCGTCCAGGCATCGCGGGCCAGGGGGCGGTGggggcgaggaggaggaggagggggaaggggaggaggggagggcaCCGGGCACCAGGGTCTATGCTGCCAACTGCTTCGGGGACAGCGAGTCAAGCCTGAGTGAGGCCCAGTCGCCAGGCCTCAGCAGCGGCTCCAGTGACAcagatgaggaggaggaggaggccacGGGCCTAGTTTGGCCCCAGCAGCTGACACCGCAGGCCATGGGCCGAGAGTCTGGGCAACCCAAGGCCTTTGTCAAGATCAAAGCCTCGCACGCCCTGAAGAAGAAGATCCTTCGCTTTCGGACAGGCTCTCTCAAGGTGATGACCACCGTGTGA